The proteins below are encoded in one region of Candidatus Neomarinimicrobiota bacterium:
- a CDS encoding cation transporter, translating to MRSALEGLEGVENAEVSLDKDNAVVVFDSSKVTIKQMTESVKKAGYGISGASEITQYKKGKSEKSEENKSDDHTTDYRTLTIEELAELTDDPEVTLVNVHIPYAGEIPGTNAFVPFNRIQENKDKLPSDKNAKIFLYCRSGHMSKLASNTLTGMGYTDVYDVPGGMNAWRKAGYEISNTSQ from the coding sequence GTGCGGTCTGCACTTGAAGGGTTGGAAGGTGTCGAAAATGCTGAAGTATCACTGGATAAAGATAATGCGGTGGTGGTTTTCGATTCGTCGAAGGTGACCATCAAGCAGATGACGGAATCAGTCAAAAAAGCCGGCTATGGCATCAGCGGAGCATCTGAGATCACGCAGTATAAGAAAGGGAAATCGGAGAAGTCTGAAGAAAACAAATCAGACGACCACACAACCGATTACCGTACTCTTACAATTGAAGAGCTGGCAGAACTCACTGACGATCCTGAGGTGACCCTGGTAAATGTGCATATCCCGTATGCCGGGGAGATTCCCGGAACGAATGCGTTCGTTCCATTTAACCGGATTCAGGAGAATAAAGACAAACTTCCCAGTGATAAAAATGCAAAGATCTTCCTGTACTGCCGGAGTGGCCATATGAGCAAACTGGCTTCAAATACACTGACTGGGATGGGATATACCGACGTCTACGATGTCCCCGGCGGGATGAATGCCTGGCGTAAAGCAGGCTACGAAATATCGAATACATCCCAATAG
- a CDS encoding methyltransferase domain-containing protein, with the protein MDFIRRKYNRVSTRYNLMEFPMELTVFPGWRRAVQCEVRGPLVLEVGVGTGKNIQYHNPEWDIVAFDISEGMLSKIDPEPRNNLHLLQMNAEQMGFPNNTFDSVFDTFVFCSVPDAVKGMREIHRVLKPGGRFVALEHMRPDNELAGKFFDIADPYTVATTGAHVNRHTVENVRKAGFKISEVRYLLTSVVRLIVAEK; encoded by the coding sequence ATGGATTTCATCCGCCGTAAATACAACCGGGTCAGCACACGGTATAATCTCATGGAATTTCCTATGGAGCTGACGGTCTTTCCAGGCTGGCGGAGAGCAGTGCAATGTGAGGTGCGTGGTCCGTTAGTGTTAGAAGTGGGGGTCGGCACCGGGAAAAACATCCAGTACCACAATCCGGAATGGGATATTGTTGCCTTCGACATCAGCGAGGGGATGCTGTCGAAGATCGATCCGGAGCCACGCAATAACCTGCATCTCCTGCAGATGAATGCAGAACAAATGGGGTTTCCGAATAACACATTTGATTCGGTCTTCGACACCTTCGTTTTCTGTTCGGTACCGGATGCGGTCAAAGGAATGCGCGAAATCCACCGCGTACTGAAACCCGGTGGACGCTTCGTAGCCCTGGAGCACATGCGTCCGGACAATGAACTTGCCGGAAAATTCTTCGATATCGCTGATCCCTATACGGTAGCCACAACGGGAGCCCACGTGAATCGTCATACCGTGGAGAATGTTCGTAAGGCGGGTTTTAAAATATCTGAAGTTCGCTATTTGTTGACCAGCGTAGTCCGGTTGATAGTCGCAGAAAAATGA
- a CDS encoding copper resistance system multicopper oxidase yields MADEADPTTRSAITRRDFLAKVGTAAVAGSLTMMNPLWAAGESAPKAGEFGELDATSPGGIDLYIDRKNLIIGGKPERAITINGSIPGPVIRMTEGKEALIRVHNRLEESTSVHWHGILLPYNMDGVPGISYPGIAPGETFTYRYPVRQSGSYWYHSHTGLQEQLGHYGQLIVEPADADPVDYDVEHSIVLSDWTSEEPHKVLWKLKTMEGYYNFQRPTLANIDDQMESENKTVKEVVSKRLAWDRMRMDPTDIADITGATYTFLMNGQAAHENPLFVAQPGQRVRFRITNASTMTFYDFRIPGLPMTVVQADGQNVQPVETDELRIGVAETYDVVVTMPDDQAYTVFAEAMDRSGYARGTLAPREGMSAQVPEQRSRPMLTMADMGMMMHGDDMKGMNNNGDKDMSGMKENTGNHSGEITKDGERLPTANLPDRIKHGPDGHGPASITMARTASRRLDYPGAGLGDDEWRVLTYDQLRALKRPPGRRPPTRQFDLHLTGNMHKYIWGFDGKKWSESDMIRFQYGERLRINMINDTMMSHPIHLHGMWMDLYAGGTLEDNPRKHTVIVQPAELLTVDITADALGQWAFHCHLLFHMEAGMFRTVAVVRSLEGGPINADV; encoded by the coding sequence ATGGCTGACGAAGCCGATCCGACGACACGGAGTGCCATAACCAGGCGGGATTTTCTCGCCAAGGTCGGTACTGCAGCGGTCGCGGGGTCTTTGACAATGATGAACCCCTTGTGGGCTGCAGGCGAATCTGCCCCGAAGGCCGGAGAATTCGGGGAATTAGATGCTACCAGTCCCGGGGGCATCGATCTGTACATCGATCGCAAGAATCTGATCATAGGGGGAAAGCCCGAACGGGCCATTACCATCAACGGTTCTATTCCGGGTCCAGTTATTCGGATGACAGAAGGAAAAGAGGCTTTGATTCGGGTGCATAACCGGCTGGAGGAATCGACCTCGGTTCATTGGCACGGTATTCTGCTGCCGTATAATATGGATGGTGTGCCGGGGATCAGTTATCCCGGAATCGCTCCCGGCGAAACGTTTACGTACCGCTATCCAGTTCGGCAAAGCGGATCGTATTGGTATCACAGCCACACAGGTCTGCAGGAACAACTCGGTCACTACGGTCAGCTGATCGTCGAACCGGCCGACGCTGATCCGGTCGATTATGATGTTGAACATTCCATCGTGTTATCTGACTGGACGTCCGAAGAGCCGCACAAAGTACTCTGGAAACTGAAAACCATGGAGGGTTACTACAACTTTCAGAGACCGACCCTGGCCAATATAGACGACCAGATGGAATCTGAAAATAAGACGGTTAAAGAAGTTGTCAGCAAACGACTGGCATGGGATCGGATGCGGATGGATCCTACCGATATTGCCGACATCACTGGCGCGACCTATACCTTTCTCATGAATGGGCAGGCAGCGCACGAGAATCCCCTGTTCGTGGCGCAACCCGGGCAGCGTGTGCGCTTTCGGATTACCAACGCCTCCACGATGACCTTCTACGATTTCCGGATTCCGGGGTTACCCATGACCGTGGTACAGGCTGACGGACAAAACGTCCAGCCGGTGGAAACCGATGAGCTGCGAATCGGGGTTGCCGAAACGTACGACGTGGTGGTGACCATGCCGGATGACCAGGCATATACGGTGTTTGCCGAAGCTATGGATCGGAGCGGGTATGCCCGTGGCACCCTCGCACCCAGAGAAGGGATGTCCGCTCAGGTACCCGAACAACGCTCCCGGCCCATGCTGACCATGGCGGATATGGGCATGATGATGCACGGTGACGATATGAAGGGTATGAATAATAACGGTGACAAAGATATGTCAGGAATGAAAGAGAACACCGGCAACCATTCCGGAGAAATTACCAAGGATGGTGAGCGACTGCCGACGGCGAATTTGCCTGACCGGATTAAACACGGTCCGGACGGTCACGGCCCCGCCAGTATCACCATGGCTCGTACGGCTTCCCGGCGGCTGGATTATCCCGGCGCAGGTCTGGGCGATGACGAGTGGCGCGTGCTGACATATGACCAGCTTCGGGCATTGAAACGTCCACCCGGTCGGCGACCACCAACGCGCCAGTTTGACCTCCATCTAACCGGAAACATGCACAAGTATATCTGGGGCTTTGACGGGAAAAAATGGTCCGAATCGGATATGATCCGGTTTCAGTACGGCGAGCGCCTCCGGATCAATATGATCAATGATACCATGATGAGTCATCCCATTCACCTGCACGGGATGTGGATGGATCTGTATGCCGGGGGCACCCTCGAAGATAATCCCCGTAAGCATACGGTGATCGTACAACCAGCGGAGTTATTAACTGTAGACATCACGGCCGATGCCCTTGGGCAATGGGCATTCCATTGCCACCTGCTGTTTCACATGGAGGCGGGCATGTTCCGCACGGTTGCGGTCGTCCGTTCACTGGAAGGAGGGCCGATCAATGCTGATGTTTAA
- a CDS encoding copper resistance protein B: protein MFNKQITIALFAGLVLGMPLFAQQQSDTLTTADRPMHTESAQEHAGDRQPEPESPPPLPEGMTLEEVFEYAETPPPSDYPDSVPDDKLYLFTMFEQFEYRTTNSTAPDHLGWEAQGWFGRDFGKFWWKNESEVMFGETNEGETETDFLYSRLMTPFWNIQAGVQYANEWMTDEYEDRWSGVIALQGLAPYKFELDNSLYLSQHGNVTLALEAEYDLRITQRLVAQPLAAVGAAFQDIPERGLGAGITGVNLDVRLRYEIKREFAPYLGIRSHFLVGETKDIASSAGEDSEQILFFSGLRFAF, encoded by the coding sequence ATGTTTAATAAACAGATAACAATTGCATTGTTCGCAGGATTGGTTTTGGGAATGCCGCTCTTCGCGCAGCAACAATCGGATACCCTGACAACCGCTGATCGCCCGATGCATACGGAATCCGCACAGGAACACGCCGGCGACAGGCAACCCGAACCGGAATCACCACCACCCCTGCCGGAAGGCATGACGCTGGAGGAGGTGTTCGAATACGCGGAGACTCCACCGCCTTCCGACTATCCTGATTCCGTTCCGGATGATAAACTCTACCTCTTTACGATGTTCGAACAATTTGAATATCGCACCACGAACAGTACTGCCCCAGATCACCTCGGGTGGGAAGCCCAGGGCTGGTTCGGCCGGGATTTCGGAAAGTTCTGGTGGAAGAACGAGTCGGAGGTGATGTTTGGGGAAACAAACGAGGGTGAGACGGAAACCGACTTTCTCTATTCCCGGCTGATGACTCCGTTCTGGAATATCCAGGCTGGCGTCCAGTATGCCAACGAGTGGATGACAGACGAGTACGAGGATCGATGGTCGGGAGTTATTGCCCTGCAGGGCTTGGCGCCCTATAAATTTGAACTGGACAATTCCCTGTATCTGTCCCAGCACGGAAATGTGACGCTGGCATTGGAAGCGGAGTACGACCTTCGTATTACCCAGCGATTGGTGGCGCAGCCACTGGCCGCAGTAGGCGCGGCATTCCAGGATATCCCGGAACGCGGACTGGGCGCCGGGATCACTGGTGTGAATCTGGACGTCCGGCTGCGCTACGAGATCAAGCGGGAATTCGCGCCGTATCTCGGCATCCGCTCGCATTTTCTCGTCGGGGAGACCAAAGACATTGCATCCAGCGCCGGGGAGGATTCCGAACAGATCTTGTTCTTTTCCGGCCTCCGGTTTGCATTTTAG
- a CDS encoding sigma-70 family RNA polymerase sigma factor, producing MNQTVDDLSNEALSALVDEAKQGKDGAQSRLISLSYTKIYRYIYYRVNQKEDAEDLTNDVFVRMLESLEQQRGSFLAWLYQIAKNRIVDYYRKQDVRSDTSDVGETIEYFESEGKPIDKMFMREELQKGINQLTEDQQDVIILRFIEGYQANEVAEQLDKSPTAVRQLQYRALNQLRKMIPEKE from the coding sequence ATGAACCAGACCGTCGACGATCTGTCCAACGAGGCCCTGAGCGCGCTGGTCGATGAGGCGAAGCAGGGGAAAGACGGAGCGCAGTCGCGGTTGATTTCGTTGTCGTACACGAAAATCTACCGGTATATTTATTACCGGGTGAACCAAAAGGAAGACGCGGAGGACCTGACCAATGACGTTTTTGTCCGGATGCTGGAATCGCTGGAGCAGCAACGCGGATCGTTTCTGGCGTGGCTTTATCAGATCGCCAAGAACCGGATCGTGGATTACTACCGCAAGCAGGATGTCCGCAGCGACACCAGCGACGTCGGGGAAACCATCGAATACTTCGAGAGTGAAGGGAAACCGATAGACAAGATGTTTATGCGGGAGGAGCTGCAGAAAGGCATCAACCAACTGACCGAAGATCAGCAGGACGTGATAATCCTGCGGTTCATCGAGGGCTACCAGGCGAATGAGGTTGCTGAGCAACTGGACAAGTCGCCGACGGCAGTGCGACAGCTCCAGTACCGGGCGCTGAACCAGCTCCGGAAGATGATCCCGGAAAAAGAATAA
- a CDS encoding YHS domain-containing protein, with the protein MPRDPVCHMPVPEDDTSYTTAYQGKTYYFCCEHCQESFQNQPGEYISSEEEETT; encoded by the coding sequence ATGCCAAGAGATCCTGTTTGCCATATGCCGGTGCCAGAGGATGACACTTCTTACACGACCGCTTATCAGGGGAAAACATATTATTTTTGCTGTGAACACTGTCAGGAATCATTTCAGAACCAACCGGGCGAATATATTTCCAGTGAAGAAGAGGAGACCACTTAA